CTATTTCGATCTGCCAGGCGTTGGCTACATTGGCTTCATGCGCAAGTGGGGCATGACCTTTGTGCTATCCGATCCGGTAACGGCACCGGAACACTTCGAGCTGATCATCGAACGGTTCCATGCCCGTCACCCGAATGCCAGCTATATTCAGGTTTCCAAGTCGGTGGTGGATATCCTGCATCGCCGTTATGGGCTCTACGGCACGCAGTTTGGCAGTGAATCCCGTATCAACCTGCAAAAGTGGTCCCTCAAGGGCAAGAAAAAGCAGATCATCCGGACCGCAGTCAACCAGGCGTCGAATAACGGCGTGACGGTGAAGGAGCGCTTCAGTGATGACCATACCCGGGAAATATCCGAAGCCTGGATCCGAACCCGCAAGGTCAAGAGCAACGAGATCCGTTTCCTGATCCGGCCGATGGAAATGCAATACCGGGAGAACGAACGCCACTTTTATGCTTACCAGGACGGTAAGGCGGTTGGCTTCATCTATTTCGACCCGGTCTATGAGAACAACCGCATTATCAGCTATGTGCCCAACATATCGCGGGCCAACGCCGATTTCCGCCAGGGCATTTTCTACACCCTAATGGCCCATGCGATGGATGTTTTCAAGAACGAAGGCGTCCCCTACCTCGACCTGGGGCTGATCCCCCTATCGCTGGATAAAGTGATTGAGCCCCAGGAAAGCCGGCTGCTCAAGCGCACGCTTCACACCCTCTACGAGAAAGGCAACTTCCTCTATAACTTCAAGGGCCTCGAATTCACCAAATCCCGCTTCCGGGGCGACGGCTTCAAGACTTATTGCTGCCACAAGCGCGCCGTTCCGGCCCTGGAATTCCTGGCCATGCTCAAGCTGACCCGGGTCATGTAAGCCCGTCCGACCATTCAGTCTCTACATATGCTGTGCCCAGACCGAGCACCGACAGGAAATCGGCCAGCTCGGTGGGCGCGGCCCCGGAGAAGCGCGCCTCTACCGGACGATCGGCGGCGCGTTTTTCCAGATCACTCACCGTGAATCCCCCCTCGCCCAACAGAAAGGCCACGCGCCGGGCGATCGCCTCTCCTGAATCCACCCAATGCAGAACCTGCGGCAAGACCAGCTTCAACTCATCGAGTATCAGAGGGTAATGAGTGCAACCCAGTACCACGGTATCCACTCCGGCCGCAGCCAAGGGAGCCGTCGCATCGCTGAGTGCGTCGAGCGGTACGCCGATGCCGGAGGCCTTGTCCTCCGCCCACTGCACCAGGCCGGGATGCCCCACCCGCGTGATCACACAGTCTGCGGCAAACTGGCGAATCAGTTCATCGGTATAGGGGCGCCTGACGGTAGCGGGCGTGGCGAGAATGCCAATCTGGCGGTTAATGGACAACTTCGCAGCAGGTTTTATAGCTGGGACCACGCCGACGACCGGGACCTGGATATGCTGGCGCAACGTCGGCAGCACGACCGTACTCGCGGTATTGCACGCCACCACTACGAGGTCCACCGGAATTTCGGTCATCGCCTGCTCGACCAGCCCGGCACACCGGGATATCACCGTCTCTTCCGTGCGGTCACCGTAAGGAAAGCCTGCAGTATCGGCTACATAAAGCAGCTGGAGGCCCGGCATGGCCGCATGCAGGCAACCGGCGATACTCAAACCCCCAACACCGGAGTCAAAGACCAGGACCCGCGGCACGATCAGGACCGGATTTCCGCCAGCGCCTGGTTGATCAGGCGCCCTGCAATGGTGTTCTCAGGGGGATACGGGGGAAGTGCATCCGGAGCGAACCAGTCTGCCGCCGCCAGTTCGTCTTCCTGCAGACGCAGTTCGCCACCGGCGAAATCGGCGTAGTAGCCGAGCATCAGCTGATGCGGGAACGGCCAGGGCTGGGATGCGTGATAGCGAATGTTCTGCACATAAAGCCCGGTTTCTTCAAAGACTTCACGCTGCACCGCCTCTTCGGCACTCTCTCCCGGTTCGATAAAACCGGCAATAAGGCTGTAGAAGCCATGCTTGTGGCGACTGGAGCGAGCCAGGAAAAGCTTGTCGCCGTCGCGGATCAGCACAATGACGCAGGGTGCCAGACGCGGATAGAAGGGGATTTCGCAGGTTTCACACCATTTCGCCCGCTCCCGGGCATGCATGCGGGTAACGCTGCCGCAGCGCCCACAGTAGCGGTGGTCTATCTGCCATTGCAGGACTTGGGAAGCCGTGTTGAGGACTCCCGCCTGCAAGGGATCGGAGCCGAGCAATGCGTCTCTCAGGGCAAGCACCTGTTCCTCGGCCGGCTCCTGCGCCCGCGCCACAAAAATACGGCGCCCTTCCAAATGCCCCAGGAAAATCGCCGGATCATCGGCGACCACGTCGGCCTCCGGCGCCAGCGCTTCATGCAACCAACCACCGGATGAAGTCACGATTTTCGAACCCCGGGCCAAGACGAGCCCATCACCCGCCCGAGGCGGTTCTTCTGACCAACCGGGAACCCAGCCTGACATCTGGACGTCGCTCCTGAACTACAGTGTATGGAGAAATGGGACAACTGCCGGAAGATCCTTCGCAACTGTCGAAGGGAATACCTTCCGAAGCCGCCCGAATGGCCAACGGTACCACAGAGTCCGGCTATCGGGGACAACCTGCGGACTGTTAGGCCATGCATTCCGCAACCCGGAGGACGCATGCTTTGCGCCCGTGGGTCGACCAAGTAAACTTAGCGCACTTGATGCTGACTGGAGTATGCATGCGAATTTTCCCGGGGCTGAGCGCCTTGTTTTTCACGCTGTTACGCAAGATCCTGTTCCTTTGGGTGCGCACCGATGTCATGGGCGCCGACCGCGAGCAACTGGGTCTCGATCCCGAAAAGCCCGTTTGCTACGTACTCCAATACAGCTCTCTCTCCAGTCGCCTGGTGCTGGAGCAGGAAATCCAGCGCGCCGGTCTACCGTCTTCCCAGGCGCCGCTTCCGGTGGAGAAAGGGCCACGGCGCTCGTTCTTCTTTCTCTACCAACGTGCCGGCGGTCTGTTCCGCCGCCGCCATTCCCCTGCCCTGACGCCGCGCATCAAACAGGTCACCGCCCTTGCCCTGGAGGATACCAGCGTCGATATCCAGATCGTGCCGGTCACGTTGTTCTGGGGCCGTGCACCGGACAAGGAAAAGTCCCTGTTCAAACTACTGCTCTCGGACACCTGGTCGGTTGCCGGGCGCTTGCAGAAGCTGTTAATCATTCTGGTACACGGCCGCAACACCTATGTGCAGTTCGGGCAGCCGATTTCGATCCAGCACGTCATCAACGAAGTCCGGGACAATGAGGAGCGCGCTACCCGTAAGCTGGCGCGCATCCTGCGCACCCATTTCCGTCGCGTGCGCCAGGCGGTCCTGGGCCCTGACCTGTCCCATCGCCGGACCCTGGTTGCCTCACTGGTCCGCACCCCGGCAGTCAAGGAGGCCATCCGCGAGACCGCCCGGGACAAGGACCTGCCGCCGGAGAAAGTGCGCGCCAGGGCCTTCAAGTATGCGGACGAGATTGCCGCCAGCATGTCGGTTGTGACTATCCGTATCCTGGAAGTAGTACTGTCGTGGCTCTGGAACCGCATTTACAACGGCGTGGCCATCAACAACGTTCAGGTCGCACAGGACGCCGCGAAGGACAATGCGGTGGTGTACGTGCCCTGCCATCGTTCGCACATCGACTACCTGCTGCTGTCCTACGTGCTCTACCGCAACGGCCTGATGCCACCGCATATCGCGGCCGGTATCAACCTGAACATGCCGGTGGTGGGACCGATCCTGCGTCGCGGCGGTGCCTTCTTCATGCGCCGGAGTTTCAAGGACAACCCGCTCTACGCGACCGTGTTCAACGAATACATGCACGTAATGTTCTCGCGCGGCTATTCCGTGGAGTACTTCGTGGAGGGCGGACGCAGCCGTACCGGGCGAATGCTCCAGCCGCGGGCAGGCATGCTGGCAATGACGGTACGCAGTTACCTGCGTGATCACCGCAAGCCGATCGTGTTCGTGCCGGTCTACATCGGCTATGAGAAAGTCATGGAGGGCCGCAGCTACCTGGGCGAGTTGCGAGGCAAGAAAAAGCAGAAGGAGAGCATTTTCTCCCTGGCCAAGACGGTCAAGAAGCTGCGCAACTCCTTCGGCCGGGTCGCCGTGAACTTCGGCGATCCGATCCAGCTCAGCACCGTTCTCGACCAGACTCGCCCCGAGTGGCGCGAGGAAGCGTACGACAACGAATACCGACCCAAATGGCTCACAACCACCGTGGACGAGTTGGCAGATCAGGTGGCCGTGAACATCAACGCTGCCGTTGCGGTGAACCCGGTGGGTATGCTGGCGACGGTCTTGCTGTCGGCCCAACGACTGGCAATGGACGAACGCTTGCTGGTTCGTTTGATGGATGAGTTCTGCGACCTGATCAAGAGTGCGCCCTATTCAGACAACGTAACCTTCCCGGAAGGCCACGGCCGCGACTGGGTCGCCTATGGCGAGGAAATGGGCCTGATCAGCCGCTACTCCCAGGACCTGGGCGACATCATCGCGTTGGAAGGCAATAACGCCATCCTGATGACCTATTACCGCAACAATATCCAGCACCTGTTTGCCCTGCCGGCGCTGATTGCCTGCCTGTTCGAGAACTTCGCATCGTTGAAGCGCGAGCGGGTCGTATTCCTGGCCAGCGCGATCTATCCCTATATCAAGTCGGAGCTGTTCCTGAAGTACTCCGATGAAGGTGTGGATCCCATCATCGAACACTGGATCGACATACTGGTAGAGCGCAAGCTGCTTACTCTGGAGGATGACCGGGTCTGCAGGCCGGCAGACGGTACGGAGGCTGCCCTGCGTCTGCGCCATCTGTCCCGCTTCATCATCCAGACCCTGGAGCGCTATCACATATCGATCGCCATCCTCCGCAAGTACGGCTCGGGCAAGATTTCCGCCAAGGAACTGGAAGAGCAAAGTACGCAGATGGCCCAACGCATGTCGATCCTGTTCGGCCTGAATGCGCCTGAATTCTTCGACAAGATGCTGTTCCGCAATTTCATCGCCAACCTGCAGAGGAACGACATACTGACGACCGGCGAGGACGATCTGCTGTGCTACACCGACGGACTTGACGAGGTGGCCGAAGACGCGCGACTGGTGCTGAATATGGAAATGCGACAGGCGATACAGCAGGTGACGATGTTGGGGGCGTGAGGGAGCAGGCTTGCTG
The window above is part of the Marinobacter nanhaiticus D15-8W genome. Proteins encoded here:
- a CDS encoding DUF2156 domain-containing protein, with protein sequence MTEQILALDSFSGLEEGRLTFSQRVDYLKKFGVHTQSFSTLQPEMDYFDLPGVGYIGFMRKWGMTFVLSDPVTAPEHFELIIERFHARHPNASYIQVSKSVVDILHRRYGLYGTQFGSESRINLQKWSLKGKKKQIIRTAVNQASNNGVTVKERFSDDHTREISEAWIRTRKVKSNEIRFLIRPMEMQYRENERHFYAYQDGKAVGFIYFDPVYENNRIISYVPNISRANADFRQGIFYTLMAHAMDVFKNEGVPYLDLGLIPLSLDKVIEPQESRLLKRTLHTLYEKGNFLYNFKGLEFTKSRFRGDGFKTYCCHKRAVPALEFLAMLKLTRVM
- the murI gene encoding glutamate racemase, with the translated sequence MPRVLVFDSGVGGLSIAGCLHAAMPGLQLLYVADTAGFPYGDRTEETVISRCAGLVEQAMTEIPVDLVVVACNTASTVVLPTLRQHIQVPVVGVVPAIKPAAKLSINRQIGILATPATVRRPYTDELIRQFAADCVITRVGHPGLVQWAEDKASGIGVPLDALSDATAPLAAAGVDTVVLGCTHYPLILDELKLVLPQVLHWVDSGEAIARRVAFLLGEGGFTVSDLEKRAADRPVEARFSGAAPTELADFLSVLGLGTAYVETEWSDGLT
- the nudC gene encoding NAD(+) diphosphatase; translation: MSGWVPGWSEEPPRAGDGLVLARGSKIVTSSGGWLHEALAPEADVVADDPAIFLGHLEGRRIFVARAQEPAEEQVLALRDALLGSDPLQAGVLNTASQVLQWQIDHRYCGRCGSVTRMHARERAKWCETCEIPFYPRLAPCVIVLIRDGDKLFLARSSRHKHGFYSLIAGFIEPGESAEEAVQREVFEETGLYVQNIRYHASQPWPFPHQLMLGYYADFAGGELRLQEDELAAADWFAPDALPPYPPENTIAGRLINQALAEIRS
- the plsB gene encoding glycerol-3-phosphate 1-O-acyltransferase PlsB; its protein translation is MRIFPGLSALFFTLLRKILFLWVRTDVMGADREQLGLDPEKPVCYVLQYSSLSSRLVLEQEIQRAGLPSSQAPLPVEKGPRRSFFFLYQRAGGLFRRRHSPALTPRIKQVTALALEDTSVDIQIVPVTLFWGRAPDKEKSLFKLLLSDTWSVAGRLQKLLIILVHGRNTYVQFGQPISIQHVINEVRDNEERATRKLARILRTHFRRVRQAVLGPDLSHRRTLVASLVRTPAVKEAIRETARDKDLPPEKVRARAFKYADEIAASMSVVTIRILEVVLSWLWNRIYNGVAINNVQVAQDAAKDNAVVYVPCHRSHIDYLLLSYVLYRNGLMPPHIAAGINLNMPVVGPILRRGGAFFMRRSFKDNPLYATVFNEYMHVMFSRGYSVEYFVEGGRSRTGRMLQPRAGMLAMTVRSYLRDHRKPIVFVPVYIGYEKVMEGRSYLGELRGKKKQKESIFSLAKTVKKLRNSFGRVAVNFGDPIQLSTVLDQTRPEWREEAYDNEYRPKWLTTTVDELADQVAVNINAAVAVNPVGMLATVLLSAQRLAMDERLLVRLMDEFCDLIKSAPYSDNVTFPEGHGRDWVAYGEEMGLISRYSQDLGDIIALEGNNAILMTYYRNNIQHLFALPALIACLFENFASLKRERVVFLASAIYPYIKSELFLKYSDEGVDPIIEHWIDILVERKLLTLEDDRVCRPADGTEAALRLRHLSRFIIQTLERYHISIAILRKYGSGKISAKELEEQSTQMAQRMSILFGLNAPEFFDKMLFRNFIANLQRNDILTTGEDDLLCYTDGLDEVAEDARLVLNMEMRQAIQQVTMLGA